DNA from Acetobacter aceti NBRC 14818:
TCACCGAGCATGTGCGTCCTGGTGTGACGACAGGTGAACTCGACACCATCATCCACGAATTCACACTCAAGAATAACGCGACACCGGCGACACTCGGCTATCGCGGCTATCCGAAATCCTCCTGCATCTCGATCAACCATGTCGTATGTCACGGCATTCCGGGCGATCGTAAACTGCTGGACGGAGACATTCTGAACATCGACGTCACCTGTATTCTTGATGGGTGGTACGGTGACACCAGCCGCATGTATATTGCAGGCAAAGCCCCCAAGAAGGCCGAAAAGCTGATTGATGTAACCTATGACTGCATGATGGCCGGCATCGAACAGGTGCGACCGGGCGCAACTCTGGGTGACATCGGCCATGCAATCCAGGTTCTCGCTGAAAAGCATCGCTATTCGGTTGTTGAGGATTTCTGTGGTCACGGTATCGGCCGCACGTTCCACAGCGCCCCGAATGTTCTCCACTATGGTGAACCGGGGACTGGTCTGGAACTGAAGGCGGGCATGGTTTTCACCATTGAGCCGATGATCAATATCGGCAAGCCGGAAGTGAAAATCCTTGAAGATGGCTGGACAGCCGTCACCCGTGATCGCTCCCTGACAGCGCAGTTCGAGCATATGCTGGGTGTCACGGAAAACGGGTATGAGATTTTTACACTCTCTCCCAAAGGCTATAAGCGGCCGCCCTACGGCGCGTGATCGGCTTTTCAGAAGCTGAAACTGTCAGCTGATATAAAGAATTTCTGGCGGTTGTCTTTGTTGGAAGCAAAACAATCGTCAGAAGCCTTTACGCATAGCGACGGCCAATAAAACAGATGCAACCACTGTTTTTCAAAAAGCAGCTCCCAAAGCCTGCTTGAAAACGCTTCACCAGAAACCCTTCATGATTTAAAAGAGCGTGCTTCAGACGACTTTTGAAAGTCTTCTGACCTCTCCTCATTTTTCATTGAAGCAGGATCGTGCCGTGTTGCCTTCCGCCGTAGTCCGTATCCTCTCACGGAAGAAATACGCGCAGCCTTTCGTCTTCACGACAGGTCTCATCGCCTGTCTCAGTTTCTCCACCAATGGCTGGGCGCAGGCCTCTGCCCTCCCCGCTGGTGTGCCTGATCCACTGGCCTATACAGCATCCGTGCAATCACCTGCGTCCGACAAGCCCGTGCTGGGCCGCCATGGAATGGTGGTCTCCGCGCAGCATCTCGCGTCCGACGTTGGTGCAAAAATACTGACGCAGGGCGGAAACGCCGCCGATGCCGCAGTGGCCGTGGGTTACGCGCTCGCCGTGGTTTACCCGGCCGCAGGCAATATTGGTGGTGGCGGCTTCATGGTTCTGAAACCACGTCAGGGACAGGCAGTTTTCATCGATTTCCGTGAAAAAGCGCCACTCGCATCCACGCCGAACATGTTTCAGGATGCTAATGGACAGGTTATTCCCGGCCTCTCGACGGCTGGGTGGAAAGCTGTGGCCGTTCCGGGAACCGTGGCTGGTCTCGAATATGTAAGGCAACGCTGGGGCCATCTCTCCCGCGCCAAACTCATGGAACCCGCCATTCGTCTGGCACGGGAGGGCTTTGTTCTGGAGGAAGGCGACGTCGCCCTGCTTCGTCCCTTTGAAAAGGAATTCCGCGCTGATCCTGTTGTCAGCAGGATCTTTCTGCGACCGGACGGTCAGTCCTTCCGTCCCGGCGATCGTCTCGTGCAGACCGATCTCGCCAACTCCCTTTCAGAAATCGCCCGTCACGGTGAGAATATCTTTTACAAAGGCAGCATCGCCCGTCGGGTAGTCGACGCCAGCAAGCGCAATGGCGGCATTCTGGAAATGGCAGATTTCGGTCGTTACAAACCTCGCGTTATGCCGCCGCTGACCTGCTCTTATCGCGGCTATCACATCGACACGGCACCCCCGCCGAGCGGCGGTGGTATCGCTCTGTGTGAAATGCTGACGATCCTATCCGGTTATGATCTCGGCGCAGAAGGACTGCACAGCACCCCAGCGCTCCGCCAGCAGATCGAAGCCATGCGTCACGCCTATTCAGACCGGCGCGATCTGGGTGATCCGGCTTTTGTCGCCAATCCCGTCGATCATCTTCTGGACCCGGCCTATGCCGTGCAGATCCGTGGGGGCCTGCCGCAGTCCGGTGCCGTAAAATCAGAGACCCTGACAGCAGGTTCTCCTGTTCCTGCCACGTCCACAGCGCCCTCCTCGCCTTCTGTCGACAGGGAAAAACACGAAACCACGCAATTCTCGGTCATGGATTCTTCCGGACTGGCTGTTTCCACCACTTACACACTCAACGGATGGTTTGGAGCACGGGTCATCGCGCCGGGAACGGGTTTTTTCCTGAACGACGAGATGGATGATTTCTCCGCCAAACCCGGTGCGCCTAACATGTTCGGCATTGTCGGCAGTCAGGCGAACGCCATTCAGCCCGGCAAAACCCCCCTCTCTTCCATGACGCCAACCATCGTTTCCAAGGACGGAAAGACGGTCATGGTCATCGGCAGCCCCGGCGGTTCGCGCATCCCCACCATCGTGCTGTCTGTCATTACCGGCGTGATCGACTATCACCTGAACATCCAGCAGGCCATTGATCTGCCGCGCTTTCATGAACAGTGGGAACCTTCAACCATTGAAGTCGAAAAGGGCGCGGTCGATACCGCTGTCGCAAAGGCTCTGAACGAACAGGGGTATGTTTTTCGTGATCATGCGGCATGGGGCATGCCGGAAGGTATTGTCACGGGCGCTCTCGCTGCCAACCGCAACGAACAGACGCTCCTGTCCGGGGGTGCGGACCATCGTCATCCGGGAGGTGCTGCGGTCGGCGAGTGAAAACATTCGCCCCGAATTAAGGTAGCTCTCCTCGCCTTGGGACTAGTGCAACGTCGGCGCGGATGCTACTGACGCCCCAAAGAGAGCGGTGAACAAGGGTTTGCCGCTTTTCCATTCCGACCACCGCAGAAACCCGGAGAGAATGCGCATGGCCCCGGCCGAAGGCACCCGACAGATCAAGAAGGTCGTTCTGGCCTATTCAGGCGGCCTCGATACTTCAGTCATCCTGCGGTGGCTCCAGACCACTTACGGCTGCGAAGTCGTAACCTTCACGGCCGACCTCGGTCAGGGTGAAGAGCTGGAACCGGCCCGCAAGAAGGCCGAAATGTTCGGCGTGAAGGAAATCTTCGTCGAGGATCTGCGCGAGACCTTCGTGAAGGACTTCGTGTTCCCGATGTTCCGGGCGAATGCGCTGTATGAAGGCCAGTATCTTCTCGGCACTTCCATCGCCCGTCCGCTGATCGCCCAGCGTCAGATCGAGATTGCCGAGCAGGTCGGTGCTGACGCCGTGGCGCATGGCGCAACCGGCAAGGGTAACGATCAGGTCCGCTTCGAGTTGGCCTATTATGCGCTGAAGCCCGACATCACCGTGATTGCGCCGTGGCGTGAGTGGGATCTGACATCCCGCACCCGTCTGCTGGCGTTCGCGGAAGAGCATCAGATTCCCGTGACCCGCGACAAGCGTGGCGAAGCCCCGTTCTCGGTGGATGCAAACCTTCTGCACTCCTCTTCCGAAGGCAAGATCCTCGAAGATCCCGCCGTCGGGCCGGAAGAGATTGTCTTCCAGCGCACCATCTCGCCGGAAGCCGCTCCGGATGTCGCGACCGAAATCACCATCGATTTCGTTTCGGGTGACCCGGTTGCGATCAATGGCGTGGCCATGTCTCCGGCCACCCTGCTGACCAAGCTGAACGAACTCGGCAAGGCCAACGGTATCGGTCGTCTGGATCTGGTCGAAAACCGTTTTGTCGGCATGAAGTCACGCGGCATCTATGAGACGCCGGGCGGCACAATCCTGCTGACGGCTCACCGCAGCATCGAATCCATCACGCTCGACCGCGAGGCCATGCACCTCAAGGACAGCCTGATGCCGAAATATGCCGAGATCATCTATAACGGCTTCTGGTTCTCGCCGGAGCGCCGCATGTTGCAGGCTCTGATCGACACGTCCCAGCATTCCGTAACGGGTCGCGTGCGTCTGAAACTCTACAAGGGCAACGTGATCTGCGTGGGCCGTGAAAGCCCGAACAGCCTGTATGACACCCGCGTCGTCACCTTTGAGGATGACGAGGGCGCTTACAACCAGCAGGATGCTCAGGGCTTCATCAAGCTCAATGCCCTGCGCCTGCGTCTGGGTGGTCAGATCGGTCGACGAGGGGGCGCGCTCTAAGGCGCGTCTCTGCGATCTGAATGACAATCCTGACACTAGTTTCGAGGGAATAGCTGTGCGTTCTTCACTGACTTCAATCCGTCTCCGTACCCTGCTTCTGGGCGGACTGCTCTGCCTGCCGATCGTGGGATGCAGTCATGAGGATCAGGAACTGACGCCTGAGCAGATCATGCAGAAGGAGATTTCCCAGCCGGGCGTAAAGGTTCTTCCGGACGGACTGGCTTACAAGGTTCTGGCATCCGGGCCGAAAGATGGTCCTTCCCCCGTCAAGGGCGACAGCATGATGCTGATCTATGAAGGCCGCCTGCCGGACGGATCGATCTTCGACAGCTCCGACCAGCACGGTCAGGGCGCTTATATGCGCATGCCTCTGGACGGTCTGGTGCAGGGATGGATGGAAGCGCTTCCCATGATGCATGTGGGTGATACCTGGATGCTCTATGTCCCGGCCAAGCTGGGCTACGGCAAGCGTGAGATGGGTATCATCCCTTCAAACAGCCCGCTGATCTTCAAGATCCAGCTGCTTGGCGTCGAACACGGCGGACAGCAGTAAACCGAAAGGCCGGGTCTCTGACCCGGCCTTTCTCGTTCTGGCACTCAGCTCTTTTTGCTGGCGGATTTCTTTCCGGATTTCTTCTCAGGAAACATTGCCTTGCAGGCTGGGCTGAGCTTATCGCGTTTAGATTGCAGGCAGGCCGCGATCTTTTTCTCATTGGGGATCGAAAGCATGCAGAACTTCAGGGCATCCCCCTTGCAGGCTGCTGTCTGCTCTTCCCGCGTTGCAGCAAATACGGTTGTCGGCGAGACCGCTGACACCAGAAGTCCGCAAGTCGCCACGAAAAAAAGGTGCCTGTAGGATGTAATAGGATTCACTCAGAATTCCTTTCATGCTCCAGAGTGGCGCAGCATGTCCCCTGAAACCAGAACCTCCGGATATTCAAGCAAGTTTCATGCGTTTGTTCTTCCATACCATCTCTGCACGAAAAAAGCTGGTTTTCCTTCTGGCGCTTCTCGTGCTTCCCGGCGGATGCTCCCGGCACAAAAGCCCCCGCTATCTGTATGGTTCCAACTGCGGCATCTGCCATCACGGTGGAGAAGGCATGGCTGGCTCTGTACCGCCCCTGAGCGGAAGAATTGACCGCATCGCAGCGACCCCCGAAGGGCGTGTCTATCTGGCTTCTGTTCTCATGAACGGGGTCAGTGGTCCGATCAGGGCCGCAGGCGTGCCTTACAGGGCAGAAATGCCGCTCTTCCGGTATCTTTCAGATGAGGAAGCAGCCACCATCCTGTCATGGCTCTCACAGCAGGGTGAGACAAAACCGGCTCCCACAATCACACGGGAAGACATCGCCGCAGCCCGGGCGCACCGGATTTCGGCGGGAGACGTTGCAGATATGCGGGCGAAACTCGACCTGAAACATCCTCTGCCGTAAGACAGGGGCAGACTGTCGCGACCTAGGGATCTGAGCAGCAAGAATGACACGTGTATTTTCCGGCATCCAGCCGACCGGTATTCCTCACCTCGGCAACTATCTCGGTGCGATCCAGAACTGGGTTGCGTTGCAGGCAGACCATGAATGCATCTTCTGCCTGGTTGATCTTCATGCACTGACAGTCTGGCAAAACCCTGCTGATCTGATCGTGCAGACCCGTCAGCAAACCGCCGTGCTGCTCGCCTCCGGGATCGACGCCGAAAAACACATCCTGTTCAACCAGTCCGCTGTCAGCGCCCATACCCGGCTGGGATGGATCTTCAACTGTGTGGCCCGTCTTGGCTGGCTCAACCGGATGACCCAGTTCAAGGACAAGGCAGGCAAGGACCGGGAGAACCATTCCGCCGGTCTGTATGTCTATCCCAACCTGATGGCCGCCGACATTCTGGCCTACAAGGCCGTGAAGGTTCCCGTGGGCGATGACCAGCGCCAGCACCTCGAACTGGCCAACGACATCGTCAAGAAGTTCAATCACGACTACGAAATCGATTTCTTTCAGGAGATCGAAGCTCTCATTCCGCCGCAGGCCGCGCGCGTGATGAGCCTGCGGGATGGCTCCAAAAAAATGTCCAAATCCGATCCATCGGCACAGAGCCGTATCGATCTGACAGACGACGCGGATACGATTGCCCTCAAGATCCGCCGCGCCAAAACCGATCCGGAGCCCCTGCCCTCCTCCATCGAAGGACTGGTGGACCGGCCCGAAGCCCGCAATCTTGTCGGCCTGTATGCAGCCTTGAGCAATCTGACGCCGGAGCAGGTTCTTTCCCAGCATGGCGGCGAAGGCTTCGGTCCTTTCAAGAAAGCGCTGGCCGATGTCATGATCGCCCGTATTGAACCGATTGCGAAAGAGACCACCCGTCTGCTCGAAGATACCGACCATCTCGATCATGTGCTCCGCACCGGAGCCGCACGGGCTGCGGCCATCGCCAATCCGATCGTGGATGAGGTGGAGCGGATTGTCGGTCTGCTGAAATAACATCCGGAGCAACAGCCATGACAGCCATCCTGCCTGCTGAAGTGCTTGAAAAGTCCGCCACGGTTCTTGAGCAACTGAAAGCGGCAGGGTTGATGGTCGTCACGGCCGAAAGCTGCACCGGCGGTCTGGTGGCGGGAGCGCTTACGGCTCACGCTGGTTCATCTGCGGCGGTAGCCGGTGGATTTGTGACCTACTCGAATGCGATGAAGCAGGCGGCGCTCGGCGTGCCGGAGGACATGCTCGCTCAGAGGGGTGCCGTCAGCGAACAGGTGGCGCGGTCAATGGCAGAAGGTGCTCTTGCCCATGCACCGGGAGCAGACATTGCCGTCTCCCTGACAGGCGTCGCCGGGCCGGATGGCGGCAGTGAGGCGAAGCCGGTCGGGCTTGTCTGGTTCGGCCTGAAACGCGCTGGCAAGCCGCCCCTTACGCAGAAGCAGATCTTTGGTGGAAACCGAACGGAAGTCCGTGCGCAGGCCGTTCTGCACGCCTTGCAAATGATACAGGACAGTCTCTGAATTTTCTGTCTGGCGTCTCGCGCACCAACGACTGCCCTTCCAAACAAACAGGCCGCCCGAAGAGTTTCGGACGGCCTGACTTTGTTATTGAAGACTGATCAGGATCTCACGCGCTGGCGCGTGCGCTGATCCCCAGATGGTAGCCTTCCTTGTTGAGGATCTTGATCGCTGCCTCGGCATATTTCGCGGTCAGAGCCGATGCGTTGCCGGGAGTGCAGTGAAAACTCAGGGAAACGGCGATATTCGCCGATTGCGGCAGGAAGGACACGGAGGGCGCCGGTGTGGCCAGAACCTGTTCGTCACCCTGCAACAGGCTGAGCAGAAGAGCACGCGCCTTGTCGAGATCATCGCGGTAATCGATCAGCAGGCCAACCGTCGCCACGACACTCTCGGCCTGCGAACTGTTGATCACGACATTGTTCGAAAGTGCACCGTTGGGCACGTAGATGAATTCATTGTTCGCATCCCGCATGACGGTGCGGAACATTTCGATTGAAACCACAGTGCCCGAGCTGCCACCGGCCGTGATGGAATCTCCGACCTCAAAGGGACGGAACAGCAGGATCAGAACGCCGCCTGCGAAATTGGCGAGACTGCCCTGAAGCGCCATGCCGACAGCCAGTCCAGCCGCACCGAGCACGGCGACAAACGAGGTCGTGGCAATACCGACCATCGACGCCACGCTGATGAGCAGAAGCGCTTTCAGCAGAAGCCCGACCACACTGAGAAGAAAGCCCCGGAGCGTCGGCTCGACATGACTGGCGGCCATCATCCGTCCCATGGCGCGGGTCACCATGTTGATGACGGTCCAGCCGACCAGAAGCACGACGAGAGCAAGAACAAACTGCCCGACATAGCCCAGTATGACCGGCATCAAGTTGTTGACCTGCGTCCAGAGCGAAGTAACCTGCTTTTCCATCAGTATCCTCAATCGTTTGATAGAGCTTTGTCCGGTGCTTACCGTCTAAATGTGAGTGGATCATGACAGGCCCTTGCGCACAGGGCACTGCTGGAATGTCATCAGATCACCCTCCCCACATGCGGAGCGGCAACAGATATTATCGTCACTGACCTGTTCAGGAGAAAATCCATCTCCTTTTATGGCCATAGCAGCATCCCTCATCCACTACAGACGCCATCACAAACGCTCGGGGTCCCAAACAGGGCGTCCTTTCTGTCCTCGTCCCATTTCCATCGTTCACCACTCTCCCCCTTATTCCGAGCCCTTTCCCTCTTGAGATTGCCTCCGGAAGGACTATCTCTGTGAGCCATGAACACACATCAGTCTTCTCCCCACGATCCTGTCGGCTGGCATGGCACCACCATCATCTGCGTACGCCGGGATGGAGAGGTCGCCATGGCCGGAGATGGTCAGGTTTCCCTCGGCTCCACGGTGGTCAAGGGCAATGCCCGCAAGGTTCGACGCATCGGCTCGAACCAGCAGGTACTCGCCGGTTTCGCCGGAGCGACCGCCGATGCGTTCACGCTTCTGGAGCGACTGGAAGCCAAGCTGGACCGTTTCCCCAACCAGCTTGAGCGCGCCTGCGTGGAACTGGCGAAAGACTGGCGCACAGACCGCTATCTGCGTCGTCTGGAAGCCATGCTGATTGTCGCGGACCGGCAGGGTTCGTACACGGTGACGGGCAATGGCGATGTGCTTTCGCCCGAGGACGGCATCATCGCCATAGGATCAGGCGGCAATTACGCCCTGTCCGCAGCGCGTGCGTTGCTGCCGATAGAAGGACTGACGGCCAGAGAGGTTGCACAGCGGGCGATGAAGATTGCCGGCGACATCTGCGTCTACACCAACCATTCCGTGACGATTGAAACCCTGCACTCAGATGATGAGAAGGCGGCGTAATCATGACCATCAATCATTTTTCCCCCGCCGAGACCGTCACTGAACTCGACCGCTACATCATCGGCCAGAATGACGCGAAGCGCGCTGTCGCCATTGCCCTGCGCAACCGCTGGCGTCGGGCACAGCTTCCCGAGGGTCTGCGCGAGGAAGTTGTTCCCAAGAACATTCTGATGATCGGCCCGACCGGCTGCGGCAAGACCGAGATCGCCCGCCGTCTGGCCAAGCTGGCGCAGGCTCCCTTCATCAAGATCGAGGCGACCAAATTCACAGAGGTCGGCTATGTCGGCCGCGATGTGGAAAGCATCATCCGCGACCTCGTGGAAAACGCCATCGTCATGCTGCGTGAACAGCGCCGCAAGGATGTGCGCCCGCGCGCCGAGGAAGCCGCCGAAGAGCGTCTGGTCACCATTCTTGCTGGCGAAGCCTCCTCTGCCGACACACGCTCGCATTTCCGCAAGCTCCTGCGCAGCGGCACGCTGGACGACAAGGAAATCGAGATCGCCATCACCCCCGATCCGACAACCCAGAGCGGCGGCGATGTCCCCGGCATGATGCCCGGCGGTCCGATGAATTTCGGCGACATGATGAAGAACATCATGGGCCGTGCGCCACAGACCCGTCGCCTCACCGTTGCCGCTGCCCGCGAACAGATCGTGCGTGAGGAAGCCGACAAGCTGCTGGACAATGACGCGCTCAACCGCGACGCGGTGCAGCATGTGCAGGATAACGGCATCGTCTTCCTCGACGAGATCGACAAGGTCTGCGCACGCTCGTCCGAAGGTTTCCGGGGTGCAGATGTGTCGCGTGAAGGCGTGCAGCGAGATCTGCTGCCGCTGATCGAGGGCACGACCGTCTCGACGAAATATGGTTTTGTGAAAACGGACCATATCCTCTTCATCGCGTCCGGTGCGTTCCATCTGGCCAAGCCGTCCGATCTGCTGCCGGAGCTTCAGGGCCGTCTCCCCATTCGTGTCGAACTCCAGCCGCTGAACCGTGACGACCTCCGTCGCATCCTGACCGAACCGGAACATTCGCTATGCAAGCAGTATGTTTCCCTGATCGGCACGGAAGGCGTGACTCTCACCTTCACGGATGGTGCAGTCGATGCTCTGGCCGAACTGGCCGCCGACGTGAATGAGCGTGTCGAGAATATCGGCGCCCGTCGTCTTGCTACGGTCATGGAGAAACTGCTAGAGGATGTGTCTTTCACAGCCTCTGAGCATCAGGGCGAAACCATCACGATTGATGCGGACCTCGTTCGTGAGCGTGTGGCTCCCCTTGCCCAGCAGGGCGACCTCAGCCGGTTCATCCTCTGATGCTGGGCGAGGCTTTTGTCCGTCCGGAGGACGATACCGCTGTGGACGCCATCGAAGCGATTGGCGACGAACTGGCGCTCTTTGATGACTGGATGGACCGCTACCAGTACATCATCGAACTTGGGCGCAAGCTGCCTCCCTTCCCCAAGGAATGGACAGATGACGCGCATCGCGTTCCCGGCTGTCAGAGTCAGGTCTGGCTTGAAGCTCAGATGGATGACGGGACAATGTACTTTGCAGGCGCATCAGACGCCGCCATCGTGATGGGGCTCGTAGCCCTGCTGCTGCGGGTCTATTCCGGCCGGACGCCTGAGGAAATTCTGGAGACAGAACCGTCCTTCCTGAGTGATCTGGGACTGGTGCAGGCTCTTTCCACCAACCGGGGAAACGGCGTGGAAGCGATGGCGCGGGCCATTCGCTCGGCAGCTGCTCAGGAAAACGATCGCTCATCCGAGGAGTGACTGTTTTCCTGTCTTGCTCTTCCGGAAAAATATAACCACTGAAAGAGCATTGGGATCTTCACATAACGGAAGACTGTTTACGCCTTCATCCTGTTATATTCGCGGGCGGAGCCCAAGGAAAACGGGCGCAGACCTTTCAGACTGACACCCGGAACTGACACCCGGAAGATCGTCAAAACCGATGGGAACCGTTCAGCTGACCACAAGCACCGAACGGGGTCCCCCCACCTTCTGGCCATCCTTGTCGAAAAGCTGAAACAATAGCACGGCGCGTTTTTCAGGCGCCGTGAATTCCAGCGGAATGCTGCGCACCGGACCGCCGTCATAATCCAGCCGCACCTGCTCTGGCGCATCCTTTTGAGTCTTATCAAAAACACGGATCAATTCGACGACGAGATGGATGCTGCTCACTGTTTCGGTGGCCACAACAGCAACAATGAAACGCTCACCGGGAGAGACAGACTCCTTGACTGGCTGGAGCGAGAAGGTAACGGCCTCGGCGCTATTCACCGCAAAAAGTCGTCCACCTGGCAGGTCTGGACGCAGCACGGCCCGCAGCATGGCCATTGCCTCGCTGTCGAAGCAGACATCAAGATGCGCGGCGGCGACGTAGCGAACGGGCAGACCCGGTGGCGCAGCGCTCCAGAGCGGCACCGTGCCGTCGCCGGAGTTCTCCTCGTCCACTGCTGTGATCCCTTTCGGCAGATCGTAGTTGGCGACGACTGTCTTCTGGGCATTGCCGGCAATAGCGAGATACGGGCACGGTGACCGGAAGCCTGGCCCGATAAACGGAAGCGCGCCTGCAAACGCTTCTGCTGCTGCGACGGCGCCGGGAACCAGCTTCAGCTTCTCATAAACAGCCTTATCGAACAGATTTAGAATATTGAACCCCGTATCCGGGTCGGGCGCCAGCAGTACTGG
Protein-coding regions in this window:
- the map gene encoding type I methionyl aminopeptidase, with product MEGKSARNGIVLHTEADFQGLRAAGKLAAETLDMITEHVRPGVTTGELDTIIHEFTLKNNATPATLGYRGYPKSSCISINHVVCHGIPGDRKLLDGDILNIDVTCILDGWYGDTSRMYIAGKAPKKAEKLIDVTYDCMMAGIEQVRPGATLGDIGHAIQVLAEKHRYSVVEDFCGHGIGRTFHSAPNVLHYGEPGTGLELKAGMVFTIEPMINIGKPEVKILEDGWTAVTRDRSLTAQFEHMLGVTENGYEIFTLSPKGYKRPPYGA
- the ggt gene encoding gamma-glutamyltransferase; this translates as MACLSFSTNGWAQASALPAGVPDPLAYTASVQSPASDKPVLGRHGMVVSAQHLASDVGAKILTQGGNAADAAVAVGYALAVVYPAAGNIGGGGFMVLKPRQGQAVFIDFREKAPLASTPNMFQDANGQVIPGLSTAGWKAVAVPGTVAGLEYVRQRWGHLSRAKLMEPAIRLAREGFVLEEGDVALLRPFEKEFRADPVVSRIFLRPDGQSFRPGDRLVQTDLANSLSEIARHGENIFYKGSIARRVVDASKRNGGILEMADFGRYKPRVMPPLTCSYRGYHIDTAPPPSGGGIALCEMLTILSGYDLGAEGLHSTPALRQQIEAMRHAYSDRRDLGDPAFVANPVDHLLDPAYAVQIRGGLPQSGAVKSETLTAGSPVPATSTAPSSPSVDREKHETTQFSVMDSSGLAVSTTYTLNGWFGARVIAPGTGFFLNDEMDDFSAKPGAPNMFGIVGSQANAIQPGKTPLSSMTPTIVSKDGKTVMVIGSPGGSRIPTIVLSVITGVIDYHLNIQQAIDLPRFHEQWEPSTIEVEKGAVDTAVAKALNEQGYVFRDHAAWGMPEGIVTGALAANRNEQTLLSGGADHRHPGGAAVGE
- a CDS encoding argininosuccinate synthase codes for the protein MAPAEGTRQIKKVVLAYSGGLDTSVILRWLQTTYGCEVVTFTADLGQGEELEPARKKAEMFGVKEIFVEDLRETFVKDFVFPMFRANALYEGQYLLGTSIARPLIAQRQIEIAEQVGADAVAHGATGKGNDQVRFELAYYALKPDITVIAPWREWDLTSRTRLLAFAEEHQIPVTRDKRGEAPFSVDANLLHSSSEGKILEDPAVGPEEIVFQRTISPEAAPDVATEITIDFVSGDPVAINGVAMSPATLLTKLNELGKANGIGRLDLVENRFVGMKSRGIYETPGGTILLTAHRSIESITLDREAMHLKDSLMPKYAEIIYNGFWFSPERRMLQALIDTSQHSVTGRVRLKLYKGNVICVGRESPNSLYDTRVVTFEDDEGAYNQQDAQGFIKLNALRLRLGGQIGRRGGAL
- a CDS encoding FKBP-type peptidyl-prolyl cis-trans isomerase; translated protein: MLLGGLLCLPIVGCSHEDQELTPEQIMQKEISQPGVKVLPDGLAYKVLASGPKDGPSPVKGDSMMLIYEGRLPDGSIFDSSDQHGQGAYMRMPLDGLVQGWMEALPMMHVGDTWMLYVPAKLGYGKREMGIIPSNSPLIFKIQLLGVEHGGQQ
- a CDS encoding c-type cytochrome, which produces MRLFFHTISARKKLVFLLALLVLPGGCSRHKSPRYLYGSNCGICHHGGEGMAGSVPPLSGRIDRIAATPEGRVYLASVLMNGVSGPIRAAGVPYRAEMPLFRYLSDEEAATILSWLSQQGETKPAPTITREDIAAARAHRISAGDVADMRAKLDLKHPLP
- the trpS gene encoding tryptophan--tRNA ligase; the encoded protein is MTRVFSGIQPTGIPHLGNYLGAIQNWVALQADHECIFCLVDLHALTVWQNPADLIVQTRQQTAVLLASGIDAEKHILFNQSAVSAHTRLGWIFNCVARLGWLNRMTQFKDKAGKDRENHSAGLYVYPNLMAADILAYKAVKVPVGDDQRQHLELANDIVKKFNHDYEIDFFQEIEALIPPQAARVMSLRDGSKKMSKSDPSAQSRIDLTDDADTIALKIRRAKTDPEPLPSSIEGLVDRPEARNLVGLYAALSNLTPEQVLSQHGGEGFGPFKKALADVMIARIEPIAKETTRLLEDTDHLDHVLRTGAARAAAIANPIVDEVERIVGLLK
- a CDS encoding CinA family protein, with product MTAILPAEVLEKSATVLEQLKAAGLMVVTAESCTGGLVAGALTAHAGSSAAVAGGFVTYSNAMKQAALGVPEDMLAQRGAVSEQVARSMAEGALAHAPGADIAVSLTGVAGPDGGSEAKPVGLVWFGLKRAGKPPLTQKQIFGGNRTEVRAQAVLHALQMIQDSL
- a CDS encoding mechanosensitive ion channel family protein; translation: MEKQVTSLWTQVNNLMPVILGYVGQFVLALVVLLVGWTVINMVTRAMGRMMAASHVEPTLRGFLLSVVGLLLKALLLISVASMVGIATTSFVAVLGAAGLAVGMALQGSLANFAGGVLILLFRPFEVGDSITAGGSSGTVVSIEMFRTVMRDANNEFIYVPNGALSNNVVINSSQAESVVATVGLLIDYRDDLDKARALLLSLLQGDEQVLATPAPSVSFLPQSANIAVSLSFHCTPGNASALTAKYAEAAIKILNKEGYHLGISARASA
- the hslV gene encoding ATP-dependent protease subunit HslV, whose amino-acid sequence is MNTHQSSPHDPVGWHGTTIICVRRDGEVAMAGDGQVSLGSTVVKGNARKVRRIGSNQQVLAGFAGATADAFTLLERLEAKLDRFPNQLERACVELAKDWRTDRYLRRLEAMLIVADRQGSYTVTGNGDVLSPEDGIIAIGSGGNYALSAARALLPIEGLTAREVAQRAMKIAGDICVYTNHSVTIETLHSDDEKAA
- the hslU gene encoding ATP-dependent protease ATPase subunit HslU; the encoded protein is MTINHFSPAETVTELDRYIIGQNDAKRAVAIALRNRWRRAQLPEGLREEVVPKNILMIGPTGCGKTEIARRLAKLAQAPFIKIEATKFTEVGYVGRDVESIIRDLVENAIVMLREQRRKDVRPRAEEAAEERLVTILAGEASSADTRSHFRKLLRSGTLDDKEIEIAITPDPTTQSGGDVPGMMPGGPMNFGDMMKNIMGRAPQTRRLTVAAAREQIVREEADKLLDNDALNRDAVQHVQDNGIVFLDEIDKVCARSSEGFRGADVSREGVQRDLLPLIEGTTVSTKYGFVKTDHILFIASGAFHLAKPSDLLPELQGRLPIRVELQPLNRDDLRRILTEPEHSLCKQYVSLIGTEGVTLTFTDGAVDALAELAADVNERVENIGARRLATVMEKLLEDVSFTASEHQGETITIDADLVRERVAPLAQQGDLSRFIL
- a CDS encoding SufE family protein; the encoded protein is MLGEAFVRPEDDTAVDAIEAIGDELALFDDWMDRYQYIIELGRKLPPFPKEWTDDAHRVPGCQSQVWLEAQMDDGTMYFAGASDAAIVMGLVALLLRVYSGRTPEEILETEPSFLSDLGLVQALSTNRGNGVEAMARAIRSAAAQENDRSSEE